From the genome of Flavobacterium luteolum, one region includes:
- a CDS encoding TlpA family protein disulfide reductase: MVSLKESLGKVTIVDFWASWCGPCRQENPHVVALYKEFHSKGLNIVGVSLDKDAAKWKEAIAKDGLNWTQVSNLKFWEDPIARQYNVEAIPATFILDASGKVVAQDLRGDELKAKIQELLAK; encoded by the coding sequence ATGGTTTCGCTTAAAGAAAGCTTAGGCAAAGTTACTATTGTAGATTTCTGGGCTTCTTGGTGCGGACCATGCAGACAAGAAAATCCTCATGTTGTAGCTCTTTACAAAGAATTTCATTCGAAAGGATTAAACATTGTTGGAGTATCTCTTGATAAAGATGCTGCGAAATGGAAAGAAGCTATTGCAAAAGATGGTTTAAATTGGACTCAGGTTTCTAATTTAAAGTTCTGGGAAGATCCAATTGCTAGACAATACAATGTTGAAGCTATTCCTGCTACTTTCATTCTTGATGCATCAGGAAAAGTGGTTGCACAAGATTTAAGAGGTGATGAATTGAAAGCAAAGATTCAAGAATTGCTAGCTAAATAA
- a CDS encoding DUF6377 domain-containing protein yields the protein MQRILMLLFFLAGFSLTAKETNPYLEELDQVLLKKEIYLKQKYRKIEALKKNVSKFTLSQNNEELYNCYMSLFDEYKSFKYDSAYYYLEQSKIKAKILKDPKYLSKSRIKEGFVLLSSGLFKEAIDTLNVIDDTKLDQRNKFEYYNIKARAYYDLADYNRDQRFNIHYVQQGNHFLKKALELIGTNTNEYWAAESLKRLKQQDWRGAEFAFSYWINNYNLPPDYYGIATSSLGYIYSERGYTKKAIQYLALAAIADVKNATKETVALRNLANELFKMGYLDKANEYINIAMDDATFYNARHRKIEISSILPIIEKAQLNNVKDKNDKLEKIIILLTILTVIIFVFLGIIFKQLKEKNKARKIMADSYLQLQEMNVSLSEANAIKEEYITYFIKATSAFINKIDHIQKSTLHKIITKKTDEVIASLKRYNVKEERENLFHQFDEIFLKLFPTFVTDFNNLFPNDHKCIVKKGELLNTELRIFALYRLGIQDSSQMAEFLELSVATIYTYKTRIKSKSDFKDTFEQKIMEIKTI from the coding sequence ATGCAAAGAATATTGATGCTGCTTTTCTTCCTGGCAGGTTTTTCTCTTACTGCGAAAGAGACAAATCCTTATTTAGAAGAATTAGATCAGGTTCTCTTAAAAAAAGAGATTTACCTGAAACAGAAATATCGAAAAATTGAAGCTTTAAAGAAAAACGTATCTAAGTTTACCCTTAGCCAAAATAATGAAGAACTGTACAACTGTTATATGTCTTTATTTGATGAATACAAATCTTTTAAATACGACTCTGCTTATTACTATTTAGAGCAATCCAAAATCAAAGCTAAAATCTTAAAAGACCCGAAGTATTTATCTAAAAGCCGAATAAAAGAAGGTTTTGTGCTTCTATCTTCTGGACTTTTTAAAGAAGCAATTGATACCCTAAATGTTATTGATGACACTAAACTGGATCAAAGAAATAAATTTGAATATTACAACATTAAAGCTCGTGCTTATTATGATTTAGCCGATTACAACCGTGATCAGCGTTTTAATATTCATTATGTACAGCAGGGAAATCATTTCTTAAAGAAAGCTTTAGAATTAATCGGAACCAATACTAATGAATATTGGGCTGCCGAAAGCCTAAAACGCTTGAAACAACAAGATTGGCGTGGTGCCGAATTTGCTTTCAGTTACTGGATAAACAACTATAATCTGCCTCCGGATTACTACGGAATCGCTACTTCGAGTCTTGGTTATATTTATTCTGAGCGGGGTTATACCAAAAAAGCCATTCAGTATCTTGCACTTGCCGCTATCGCCGATGTTAAAAATGCTACAAAAGAAACCGTTGCGCTCCGAAATTTAGCCAATGAACTTTTTAAAATGGGCTATTTGGATAAAGCAAACGAGTACATCAATATTGCAATGGATGATGCTACGTTTTATAATGCAAGACACCGAAAAATTGAGATTTCGTCTATTTTACCTATTATCGAAAAAGCGCAACTGAATAATGTAAAGGATAAAAATGATAAACTTGAGAAGATTATTATTCTCTTGACGATCTTAACGGTTATCATTTTCGTTTTCCTCGGCATCATTTTCAAACAATTAAAAGAAAAGAATAAAGCAAGAAAAATTATGGCCGATTCGTACTTGCAGTTGCAGGAAATGAATGTGAGTTTGAGTGAAGCCAATGCTATTAAAGAAGAATATATTACCTATTTTATCAAAGCAACATCAGCCTTCATTAATAAAATAGACCATATACAGAAAAGTACGCTGCATAAAATCATTACCAAAAAAACAGATGAAGTTATTGCGAGTTTAAAGCGTTATAATGTAAAAGAAGAACGCGAAAATCTCTTCCATCAATTTGATGAAATCTTCTTGAAATTGTTCCCAACATTTGTAACCGATTTCAATAATTTGTTTCCAAACGATCACAAATGTATCGTCAAAAAAGGCGAACTTTTAAATACCGAATTGCGAATTTTTGCTTTGTACAGATTGGGAATTCAAGATAGCAGTCAGATGGCAGAATTCTTAGAACTTTCTGTAGCTACAATTTATACGTACAAAACCAGAATTAAAAGCAAATCTGATTTTAAAGATACTTTTGAGCAGAAGATTATGGAGATAAAGACTATTTAA
- a CDS encoding DUF5004 domain-containing protein has product MKCKSLYWLAFMMCFFAIGCDNTDDGSYVAPITLYEKVNGNWGLTNLKMVDEVAKANNIEPNEENLSTYFNYEDFKIKFNVDEKNNPTSYEVTGNVPPLFAPKGYWALSSDFQQTNGVGTKIYLYSDAQKTQKTDELRLVSVPGKTKELQIQLTHASGGVDFVSYVFKLNAIN; this is encoded by the coding sequence ATGAAATGTAAAAGTCTTTATTGGCTAGCTTTTATGATGTGTTTTTTTGCGATTGGATGCGATAACACAGATGACGGAAGCTACGTAGCACCAATTACTCTTTATGAAAAAGTAAACGGGAATTGGGGATTAACAAATCTGAAAATGGTTGATGAAGTTGCGAAAGCAAATAATATCGAACCAAACGAAGAAAACTTGAGTACTTATTTTAACTACGAAGATTTTAAAATCAAATTTAACGTAGATGAAAAGAACAATCCAACAAGTTATGAAGTAACTGGAAATGTCCCTCCGTTATTTGCTCCTAAAGGATATTGGGCATTGAGTTCAGATTTTCAGCAGACCAACGGCGTTGGAACAAAAATCTACTTGTACAGCGATGCTCAAAAAACGCAGAAAACAGATGAATTGAGATTGGTTTCGGTTCCAGGTAAAACCAAAGAACTGCAGATTCAATTAACACATGCTTCTGGAGGTGTAGATTTTGTGTCTTATGTGTTTAAATTAAATGCTATTAATTAA
- a CDS encoding Glu/Leu/Phe/Val family dehydrogenase, producing the protein MSSEIIKHNPFQSMIDRFNIAADILKLDDSIKQKLQRPEKQITVNFSITLDNGKVQNFEGYRVIHNTALGPSKGGIRYDTAVNLDEVKALAAWMTWKSAVTGIPFGGAKGGIICDPRNHSKTELEKITRAYTKALADIFGPEKDVPAPDMGTGPDEMGWLMDEFSLLHGRPIHAVVTGKHLHSGGSLGRVEATGRGVSIITLLALQKLKIRPARATAAIQGFGNVGLHSALFLHEKGVKIVAVSDVSEAFYNPNGINIPELILYYNLNNKTIKGYPNSVAIKHEDLLLLDVDVLIPAAKEDVITQKNAGDIKARIIVEGANGPVASDADQILHDKNILVVPDILANAGGVTVSYFEWLQNSLLESWRIHQINKRLEDILEKGFETVFRVAVKHNVTPRIAAYIIALKKVAETQSVKEVALEAPLFKQN; encoded by the coding sequence ATGAGCTCAGAAATTATAAAACATAATCCGTTTCAATCCATGATTGATCGTTTTAATATTGCTGCAGATATTTTAAAATTAGATGATTCTATTAAACAAAAACTGCAACGCCCAGAGAAACAAATCACAGTAAATTTTTCTATCACTTTAGATAACGGGAAGGTTCAGAATTTTGAAGGATACCGCGTAATTCACAATACGGCTTTAGGCCCTTCAAAAGGTGGAATTCGTTACGATACGGCTGTAAATCTAGATGAAGTAAAAGCACTTGCCGCCTGGATGACCTGGAAATCTGCCGTAACTGGAATTCCGTTTGGTGGTGCTAAAGGCGGCATTATTTGCGATCCGAGAAACCATTCTAAAACCGAATTAGAAAAAATCACACGAGCATATACCAAAGCTTTAGCTGATATTTTCGGACCAGAGAAAGATGTTCCTGCGCCAGACATGGGAACAGGTCCAGACGAAATGGGCTGGTTGATGGATGAGTTTTCGTTATTGCACGGAAGACCAATTCATGCGGTTGTAACAGGAAAACATCTTCATTCTGGAGGATCTTTAGGCAGAGTAGAAGCTACTGGAAGAGGAGTAAGCATTATTACGCTTTTGGCGCTTCAAAAACTAAAAATTAGACCCGCAAGAGCTACGGCAGCAATTCAAGGATTTGGAAATGTTGGATTGCATTCTGCTTTGTTCCTTCATGAAAAAGGAGTGAAGATTGTAGCTGTAAGTGATGTTTCGGAAGCATTTTATAATCCGAACGGAATTAATATTCCAGAATTAATTTTGTACTATAATTTAAATAACAAAACGATAAAAGGTTATCCAAATTCGGTTGCCATAAAACACGAAGATTTATTGCTTTTAGATGTTGATGTTTTGATTCCGGCTGCAAAAGAAGATGTTATTACGCAGAAGAATGCGGGAGATATTAAAGCTAGAATTATTGTGGAAGGCGCTAATGGTCCAGTTGCTTCAGATGCAGATCAGATTCTGCATGATAAAAATATATTAGTTGTTCCTGATATTTTAGCCAATGCCGGTGGTGTTACCGTTTCTTATTTCGAATGGCTTCAGAATTCGCTTTTGGAGTCTTGGAGAATTCACCAGATTAACAAACGTCTGGAAGATATTTTAGAGAAAGGTTTTGAAACTGTTTTTAGAGTTGCAGTAAAACACAATGTAACGCCTCGTATTGCTGCTTATATTATTGCTTTGAAAAAAGTAGCCGAAACGCAATCGGTTAAAGAAGTGGCATTGGAAGCTCCTTTATTTAAGCAGAATTAA
- a CDS encoding KTSC domain-containing protein: MKKIVEYRKLLNVEKTAELKDLKTIYRNAMKESHPDKFVGNEAGLKEAEEKSKTIIEAYHFLVSIHPDTIKLNLPEYTETISTCTITDYKFVEGRLIIDFSNGSVYEYISVPKATYVKMVNADSPGRFAKRHILNAFTWRKKTNQE; the protein is encoded by the coding sequence ATGAAAAAAATAGTTGAATACCGCAAGTTACTAAACGTAGAAAAAACTGCAGAGTTAAAAGATTTAAAGACAATTTATCGTAATGCGATGAAAGAATCTCATCCTGATAAATTTGTGGGAAATGAAGCTGGTTTAAAAGAAGCAGAAGAAAAAAGTAAAACGATTATCGAAGCTTACCACTTTTTAGTAAGTATTCACCCTGATACTATCAAACTTAATTTACCTGAGTATACAGAAACAATTTCAACTTGTACTATCACAGATTACAAATTTGTTGAAGGTCGTTTAATTATTGACTTCTCTAACGGAAGTGTTTACGAATACATTAGTGTTCCTAAAGCAACTTACGTGAAAATGGTAAATGCTGATTCTCCTGGAAGATTTGCAAAAAGACATATTTTAAATGCTTTTACTTGGAGAAAGAAAACAAATCAAGAATAG
- a CDS encoding sterol desaturase family protein — protein MKNINFLAFAMPAFFLFLFLEYKLAQRRKKPEIFNYESSVSNISIGIAERLINLFVAASFYQLYYLIYDDYRLFDIPSNALVWFALILATDFVWYWYHRLGHEVNFFWAAHIVHHHSEEFNFTAAARITTFQAIIRTGFWCVLPLIGFHPKMVITMLIVHGAYSFFTHTQLIGKIKWLEYVFVTPSVHGVHHASDEKYLDKNYGDMFTFWDRLFGTFQTEEEKPKYGLTHPLKSYSFLWQHFHYYFEIYELWKRSSGFKARWNAVFGSPADMDQDIRPTLEKRFLQDKTAPNQRLRFKNYLYIQLGFCTFILTIFTYYFDYLESYDKIFVLSLVIITLINCGALLEQRKWIYYLEYARLALISTYFLYEEDLIAFFFVPIAVMIFAEQLFSLSTIYQNTILQLESAE, from the coding sequence ATGAAAAATATCAATTTTCTAGCATTTGCCATGCCGGCCTTTTTTCTTTTTTTGTTTTTGGAATATAAGCTTGCTCAACGCAGAAAAAAGCCTGAAATTTTTAACTATGAAAGTTCTGTTTCCAATATTTCCATCGGAATTGCAGAGCGTTTGATTAACTTATTTGTAGCAGCCAGTTTTTATCAGCTGTATTATTTAATTTATGATGATTATAGACTTTTTGATATTCCGAGTAATGCCTTGGTTTGGTTTGCATTAATTCTAGCTACCGATTTTGTCTGGTATTGGTACCATCGATTAGGGCACGAAGTCAACTTTTTTTGGGCAGCTCATATTGTGCATCATCATAGCGAAGAATTTAATTTTACCGCCGCAGCTAGAATTACGACATTTCAAGCCATTATTAGAACAGGATTTTGGTGTGTTTTACCCTTAATTGGTTTTCACCCTAAAATGGTTATTACAATGCTGATTGTTCATGGCGCTTACTCTTTCTTTACGCACACACAGCTTATAGGAAAAATAAAATGGTTGGAATATGTTTTTGTGACACCTTCTGTTCACGGAGTGCATCATGCTTCTGACGAAAAATATCTCGATAAAAATTACGGCGATATGTTTACTTTTTGGGATCGCCTTTTTGGAACTTTCCAAACCGAAGAGGAAAAACCTAAATACGGATTGACGCATCCGCTGAAAAGCTACAGTTTCTTATGGCAGCATTTTCATTATTACTTTGAAATCTACGAATTATGGAAACGCTCCAGCGGATTCAAAGCCAGATGGAACGCAGTTTTCGGCAGTCCAGCTGATATGGATCAGGATATTCGACCAACTTTAGAAAAGCGTTTTCTTCAGGATAAAACAGCTCCAAATCAGAGACTTCGGTTTAAGAATTACCTTTATATTCAATTAGGGTTTTGTACGTTTATTTTAACCATTTTTACCTATTATTTTGATTATTTAGAAAGCTACGATAAAATATTTGTGCTTTCGCTGGTCATTATAACTTTGATCAATTGTGGTGCCTTGTTAGAACAGCGAAAATGGATTTATTATCTAGAATATGCTCGTTTAGCCTTGATCTCAACTTATTTTCTATATGAAGAAGATTTAATCGCATTTTTCTTTGTTCCGATTGCTGTAATGATTTTTGCAGAGCAATTGTTTTCATTGAGTACGATTTACCAGAATACCATTTTGCAATTGGAATCAGCTGAATAA
- a CDS encoding EamA family transporter → MLFLILSILCSVIVGVIFKISRKYNANPSQIISFNYITAITLCYFTFAPDLNALDNNAPLEIYTSVGILLPILFLFLALSIKYMGIAKTDAAQRLSLFIPILAAWLLFNEGFNTYKVIGVLVGFAALLFILKKPSDNAENKWIYPATVLLGFGVIDILFKKIALYTVVPYTTSLFFVFLIAFAVSILIVIYKFFIAKEKFVLKSIPFGILVGVFNFGNILFYLKAHKAFAENPSTVFAGMNMGVIILGTLIGAFFFKEKLSKINMLGLFLALIAVVFIFLSQLQ, encoded by the coding sequence ATGTTGTTCCTTATATTAAGTATTCTTTGCAGTGTTATTGTAGGTGTTATATTCAAAATTTCTAGAAAATATAATGCTAATCCATCACAGATTATTTCGTTTAATTACATTACTGCAATTACGCTTTGTTACTTTACTTTTGCGCCAGATCTAAATGCATTAGACAATAATGCGCCATTGGAAATCTACACTTCTGTTGGAATTTTACTTCCGATTTTATTTCTGTTTTTAGCACTTTCTATAAAGTATATGGGAATTGCAAAGACAGATGCAGCGCAAAGATTGTCTTTATTTATTCCTATTCTGGCAGCTTGGCTCTTGTTTAATGAAGGATTTAATACTTATAAAGTTATAGGAGTTTTAGTTGGTTTTGCTGCACTTTTGTTCATCTTAAAAAAGCCATCAGACAACGCAGAAAACAAATGGATTTATCCAGCAACAGTTTTACTTGGTTTTGGAGTTATTGATATTCTTTTTAAGAAAATAGCGCTATACACGGTTGTGCCTTATACAACATCTTTGTTTTTTGTCTTTCTAATTGCTTTTGCTGTTTCTATTCTTATAGTGATTTACAAGTTCTTTATAGCAAAAGAAAAATTTGTTTTAAAAAGCATTCCTTTCGGAATATTGGTCGGCGTTTTTAACTTCGGAAATATATTATTTTATTTAAAAGCTCATAAAGCATTTGCAGAAAATCCGTCAACGGTCTTTGCTGGAATGAATATGGGCGTAATTATTTTAGGAACTCTTATAGGCGCTTTTTTCTTTAAAGAGAAACTCTCAAAAATTAATATGTTAGGTTTGTTTTTGGCTCTTATAGCAGTTGTTTTCATCTTTTTATCGCAATTGCAGTAA
- a CDS encoding magnesium chelatase, which produces MEINTIKTLGQLKATGYKSTSIKDELRNNLREKIKSGKPVFEGVHGFENTVIPEIERAILSRHNINLLGLRGQAKTRLARKMVELLDEYIPFVEGSEINDDPLNPISRFAKDLIAEKGDETPISWLHRSERFFEKLATPDVTVADLIGDVDPIKAANLKLSYADDRVIHFGMIPRANRCIFVINELPDLQARIQVALFNILQEGDIQIRGFKLRMPLDMQFVFTANPEDYTNRGSIVTPLKDRIGSQILTHYPESIEIARTITEQESKLDQNQTDVVYVPSLARDILEQISFEARESEYIDNKSGVSARMSITAFENLISTAERRALISGVDKTTLRLSDFIGIIPAITGKVELVYEGEQEGADVVAESLIGSAIRTLFPEYFPKIEKLEKPDEKTPYSDLVEWFFAESGFELLDDASEKEYKNILDEVAPLDELLKKYQPQLAKEDVYFMKEFILWGLVEYKKLSKDRFAKGSQFRDIYGSYISKF; this is translated from the coding sequence ATGGAAATAAATACTATAAAGACATTAGGTCAATTAAAAGCCACTGGATATAAAAGTACAAGCATCAAAGACGAATTGCGAAATAATCTTCGTGAAAAAATCAAATCGGGAAAACCTGTTTTTGAAGGTGTTCATGGGTTTGAAAATACTGTAATTCCAGAAATAGAACGCGCAATTCTATCTCGCCATAATATTAATTTACTAGGACTTCGCGGACAGGCAAAAACTCGTTTGGCGCGTAAAATGGTCGAGTTGTTAGACGAATATATTCCGTTTGTGGAAGGTTCAGAAATTAACGACGATCCGTTAAATCCAATTTCTCGTTTTGCAAAAGATTTAATTGCTGAAAAAGGAGATGAAACTCCAATATCGTGGTTACATAGAAGTGAACGTTTCTTCGAAAAACTGGCAACTCCAGACGTAACGGTTGCCGATTTAATTGGTGATGTTGACCCAATTAAAGCAGCAAATTTAAAACTATCTTATGCAGACGATCGCGTAATACACTTCGGAATGATTCCGAGAGCGAATCGCTGTATTTTTGTAATCAACGAATTACCCGATTTGCAGGCAAGAATTCAAGTAGCGTTATTCAATATATTGCAAGAAGGAGACATTCAGATTAGAGGTTTTAAATTGAGAATGCCTTTAGATATGCAATTCGTTTTTACCGCAAATCCAGAAGATTATACCAACAGAGGAAGTATTGTAACACCTTTAAAAGATAGAATTGGTTCACAAATTCTAACGCATTATCCAGAAAGTATCGAGATTGCCAGAACAATTACAGAACAAGAATCTAAATTAGATCAAAACCAGACCGATGTTGTGTATGTTCCGAGTTTGGCGAGAGATATTTTGGAGCAAATTAGTTTTGAAGCCCGCGAAAGCGAATATATAGACAATAAAAGTGGTGTAAGTGCCAGAATGAGCATTACGGCGTTTGAAAATTTAATAAGTACAGCCGAACGTCGAGCATTGATTTCTGGTGTAGATAAAACTACTTTGCGTTTATCTGATTTTATCGGAATTATTCCAGCCATTACAGGTAAAGTAGAATTGGTTTATGAAGGAGAGCAGGAGGGAGCCGATGTTGTGGCAGAAAGCTTAATTGGTTCTGCAATCAGAACTTTATTCCCTGAATATTTTCCTAAAATCGAAAAATTGGAAAAACCTGATGAAAAAACACCATACTCAGATCTTGTGGAATGGTTTTTTGCCGAGAGCGGTTTCGAGTTGTTAGATGATGCTTCGGAGAAAGAGTATAAAAATATTCTAGATGAAGTGGCTCCATTAGATGAATTATTGAAAAAATACCAACCTCAATTAGCAAAAGAAGATGTTTATTTTATGAAAGAATTTATTCTTTGGGGCTTGGTAGAATATAAGAAACTGAGCAAAGACCGCTTTGCAAAAGGAAGTCAGTTTAGAGATATTTACGGAAGTTATATTAGTAAATTTTAA
- a CDS encoding DUF4369 domain-containing protein — protein sequence MKKILFVLTASAAIISCSKVKDGEYLITGTATGIENGKTIILQGQDPATRMPVSLDTVKVENGKFEIKGKVTEPAFHTLILQGANGPIPFILETGEINVAIDKDSIHKSKISGTYNNDEYFAFMEDMNKTQKSLIDFQKKNNDKMKQAQQAQDTAVINGLMKQYMEIQKEVQESSKKKYMTYAESHPKSFITALIIQSLLNDPTADMKKLEGLYNGLDESLKNTAPGKEIKTRFGQAKMPSVGATAPAVGSAK from the coding sequence ATGAAAAAAATACTTTTTGTACTTACAGCTTCTGCAGCTATCATTTCTTGCAGCAAAGTTAAAGATGGAGAATACCTTATTACTGGTACTGCTACAGGAATTGAAAACGGAAAAACGATCATTTTGCAAGGTCAAGACCCAGCTACAAGAATGCCAGTTTCTCTTGATACAGTAAAAGTTGAAAATGGAAAATTTGAAATAAAAGGAAAAGTTACAGAACCAGCTTTCCATACATTAATTTTACAAGGTGCTAATGGTCCTATTCCATTCATTCTTGAAACTGGAGAAATTAATGTTGCTATTGATAAAGATAGTATCCATAAATCTAAAATCTCTGGAACTTATAACAATGATGAGTACTTTGCTTTCATGGAAGATATGAACAAAACTCAAAAAAGTTTAATTGATTTCCAAAAAAAGAACAATGATAAAATGAAACAAGCTCAGCAAGCGCAAGATACAGCAGTTATCAATGGCTTGATGAAGCAATACATGGAAATTCAGAAAGAAGTACAAGAAAGCAGCAAAAAGAAATACATGACTTATGCTGAAAGTCATCCAAAATCTTTCATTACAGCTTTAATTATTCAAAGTTTATTGAATGATCCAACAGCTGACATGAAAAAATTAGAAGGACTTTACAATGGTTTGGATGAGTCTTTAAAAAATACTGCTCCAGGTAAAGAAATCAAAACTAGATTTGGTCAAGCAAAAATGCCATCTGTTGGTGCTACAGCTCCTGCAGTAGGCAGCGCTAAATGA
- a CDS encoding YchJ family protein, translating to MEKSQLMENKKCFCDTGLLFENCCELYLSGNQKAPSALALMRSRYSAYATHNADYLMETTYVSERKYYSKPEILRWAVSNKWQKLEILSFTENTVEFKAYFLDSNNNPQVHYEFSTFKFENGAWYYVDGKFE from the coding sequence ATGGAGAAGAGCCAGTTGATGGAGAATAAAAAATGTTTCTGCGACACAGGATTGCTTTTTGAAAACTGCTGTGAATTGTATTTAAGTGGTAATCAAAAAGCCCCTTCGGCATTAGCTTTAATGCGATCTAGATATTCAGCTTATGCGACACATAATGCCGATTATTTGATGGAAACCACTTATGTTTCAGAAAGAAAATATTACTCAAAACCTGAAATTTTAAGATGGGCAGTTTCCAATAAATGGCAGAAACTCGAAATATTAAGTTTTACTGAAAATACAGTTGAATTCAAAGCTTATTTTTTAGATTCAAACAATAATCCGCAAGTACATTACGAATTCTCTACTTTTAAATTCGAAAATGGCGCTTGGTACTATGTAGACGGAAAGTTTGAATAA
- a CDS encoding vWA domain-containing protein, whose protein sequence is MKNEFKKGFYFKTYEAPFQSPFDKLFTIFKELITHTSGDFDEAINWLRELDKEYKLTDENYTIDDFIEDLKKKGYIRDEVKDDGSSGFGITAKTERAIRQQALDQIFGNLKKSGSGNHKTKYAGSGDEHTGEFREYNFGDSLERISLTESLRNAQVNNGVESFMLTENDLIVEDAQYKAQMSTVLMIDISHSMILYGEDRITPAKKVAMALAELITTRYPKDTLDILVFGNDAWTIPIKDLPYLQVGPYHTNTVAGLQLAMDILRRKRNTNKQIFMITDGKPSCVRERDGSYYMNSNGLDEYIVDKCYTQAQQARKLHIPITTFMIARDPYLQRFVNQFTEANQGKAFYTGIKGLGEMIFEDYEANRKKRIK, encoded by the coding sequence ATGAAAAACGAATTTAAAAAAGGCTTTTATTTTAAGACTTACGAAGCTCCTTTTCAGTCTCCGTTTGACAAACTTTTTACGATTTTTAAAGAGTTGATCACCCATACTTCGGGCGATTTTGATGAAGCAATAAACTGGCTTCGGGAACTGGACAAAGAATACAAACTTACCGACGAAAATTATACTATTGACGACTTTATTGAAGATCTGAAAAAGAAAGGATACATTAGAGATGAAGTAAAAGACGATGGAAGTTCTGGTTTCGGAATTACTGCAAAAACCGAAAGAGCCATTAGACAGCAAGCTTTAGATCAGATTTTTGGAAACTTGAAAAAATCTGGGAGCGGAAATCATAAAACAAAATATGCGGGAAGTGGCGATGAACACACAGGAGAATTCCGTGAATATAATTTTGGTGACAGCTTAGAAAGAATTTCTTTAACCGAAAGCCTTCGAAATGCTCAAGTTAATAACGGTGTCGAAAGTTTTATGCTCACTGAAAATGATTTGATTGTAGAAGACGCCCAATACAAAGCGCAAATGAGTACGGTTTTGATGATCGACATCAGTCATAGTATGATTTTGTATGGCGAAGATCGAATAACTCCTGCAAAAAAAGTGGCTATGGCGTTGGCTGAATTAATTACAACAAGATACCCAAAAGATACTTTAGATATATTGGTTTTTGGTAATGATGCCTGGACAATTCCAATCAAAGATTTGCCATATTTACAAGTTGGACCTTATCATACTAATACGGTTGCTGGTTTGCAATTGGCGATGGATATTCTTCGCAGAAAGCGTAATACCAACAAACAGATTTTTATGATTACCGACGGAAAGCCAAGTTGCGTTCGCGAACGTGATGGTTCTTATTATATGAATAGTAATGGTTTGGATGAATATATTGTCGATAAATGCTACACTCAGGCGCAGCAGGCGAGAAAATTACACATTCCGATTACGACTTTTATGATTGCTAGAGATCCATATTTACAGCGTTTTGTGAATCAGTTTACAGAAGCTAATCAAGGGAAAGCATTTTATACCGGAATTAAAGGTTTGGGTGAAATGATTTTTGAAGATTACGAAGCGAATAGGAAGAAGAGGATTAAGTAA